A genomic stretch from Apodemus sylvaticus chromosome 12, mApoSyl1.1, whole genome shotgun sequence includes:
- the LOC127697291 gene encoding lymphotactin-like, with the protein MRLLLLTFLGVCCLTTWVVEGVGTEVREKSVCVSFQTQQLPVKKIKSYTIKEGAIRAVIFLTRRGLKICADPEVKWVKTAIKTVDSRTSARKNTTGTVPTGAQRSASTAITQR; encoded by the exons ATGAGACTTCTCCTTCTGACCTTCCTGGGAGTCTGCTGCCTCACCACATGGGTTGTGGAAG gtGTGGGAACTGAAGTCCGAGAAAAGAGTGTCTGTGTGAGCTTTCAAACCCAGCAGCTTCCAGTTAAAAAAATCAAGTCCTATACCATCAAGGAGGGAGCCATCAGAGCTGTCAT TTTTCTCACCAGACGAGGACTAAAAATTTGTGCTGATCCAGAAGTCAAATGGGTGAAAACAGCAATCAAGACTGTGGATAGCAGGACCAGCGCCAGAAAGAACACAACTGGAACTGTTCCCACAGGAGCCCAGAGGTCTGCCAGCACAGCGATAACCCAGCGATAA